The following are from one region of the Andrena cerasifolii isolate SP2316 chromosome 1, iyAndCera1_principal, whole genome shotgun sequence genome:
- the LOC143372125 gene encoding uncharacterized protein LOC143372125, with product MIIESLDEYLETVTGYIFDNDKIVTYKWLSKELEVHVNIAKQILWEFWHRYKKEKSFDCAFLLMGLLHDGGMRVEVVKEKDLLTVKEKFAKLLSEHIYSLQKVLPEIHLLGLTENGDVKFSAIKCLENNERSDEEIHRLRWGAASSEVQSVPREKAKPIPEPVNEQKEKSPEKKQADAKKATQKKGFNNLFGKMSNKQKSPSSSNAEKIKVNSTSNTKQTSSESSKKAGQKGGLSSFLQHGKNPGKSANSVSPEAKKSTSSTAKESTSSTTKESTSSTTKESTSSTTKESTSSTTKERAEKKVTSEKNDKQKNKRGKKRTRSKEKSDIVKRRKRITIQSDSSDGESSDGEQEEEMELAPSPETVSAAKARSPSPLKVKLEGGKRKVLKKVDKTFEEDGFFVTKKVHVYESCSEDEVEVAEQSKKSVTPESRPETKGKKSTKQTTLMSFFKKS from the exons ATGATTATCGAATCGCTGGACGAATATTTGGAAACTGTAACTGGATACATCTTCGATAACGATAAAATC GTAACGTACAAATGGTTGAGCAAGGAGTTGGAAGTTCATGTCAATATTGCGAAGCAGATTTTGTGGGAATTCTGGCACAGATACAAGAAGGAGAAAAGTTTCGACTGCGCCTTCTTATTAATGGGCCTTTTACACGACGGCGGTATGCGCGTTGAAGTTGTGAAAGAGAAAGACTTACTAACGGTGAAAGAAAAGTTTGCCAAGCTTTTGTCCGAACACATTTATAGTCTGCAAAAAGTGCTTCCCGAGATACATCTACTCGGACTCACAGAAAATGGAGACGTCAAATTCAGCGCGATCAAGTGTCTCGAGAATAATGAGCGCAGCGACGAAGAAATACATAGATTACGATGGGGTGCAGCTTCTAGCGAAGTACAATCCGTCCCTCGAGAAAAAGCTAAACCGATACCTGAGCCCGTTAACGAGCAGAAGGAAAAGAGTCCAGAAAAGAAGCAGGCCGATGCAAAGAAAGCTACCCAGAAGAAGGGTTTCAATAACCTTTTTGGTAAAATGAGTAACAAGCAAAAAAGTCCGTCGTCGTCCAATGCGGAGAAGATAAAAGTAAACAGTACCAGTAACACAAAGCAAACGTCGTCCGAGTCATCGAAGAAGGCTGGACAGAAAGGTGGACTCAGCAGTTTCTTGCAGCATGGCAAAAATCCTGGAAAATCTGCGAATTCGGTGTCTCCGGAAGCAAAGAAAAGTACTAGTTCCACGGCGAAGGAAAGTACGAGTTCCACGACGAAGGAAAGTACCAGTTCCACGACGAAGGAAAGTACGAGTTCCACGACGAAGGAAAGCACGAGTTCCACtacgaaggaaagagcagagaagaaAGTTACTTCGGAGAAAAATGATAAGCAAAAGAATAAACGGGGGAAGAAGCGCACCCGAAGCAAGGAAAAGAGTGATATCGTAAAGAGGCGAAAGCGCATTACGATACAGAGTGATTCTAGCGATGGAGAATCGTCTGACGGGGAACAGGAAGAAGAGATGGAACTAGCACCTTCCCCTGAAACTGTTTCTGCCGCGAAAGCACGTTCTCCCTCTCCACTGAAAGTCAAGCTCGAAGGAGGAAAGCGTAAGGTTTTAAAGAAGGTAGATAAAACGTTTGAAGAGGATGGCTTCTTTGTAACGAAGAAGGTACATGTCTACGAGAGCTGTTCCGAGGACGAAGTAGAGGTTGCGGAGCAATCGAAGAAGTCTGTGACACCCGAGTCACGTCCGGAAACAAAAGGAAAGAAAAGCACTAAGCAAACGACTTTGATGAGcttctttaaaaaatcataG
- the LOC143372046 gene encoding armadillo repeat-containing protein 8: MVSVMQPFMDVESSRSYIDELYSPDPQKCLEAIICLKNSVIGSNRQKGSVIAQGVVPRLLQLLGDLSGTIGDRIRLESAVTLGSLAKGTDQHVLALIDLGVVPLLFQVLLSTPVSDAPPEGKPKVSDLLNEACLRCLRTVFQHPAAPVHSIYQDAALVPRLVSLANRSVTCQICVATILTTACKTTEEQNALSNGGAVEMLAMQLDSPLPDVQLSALACLANMCYKNYRVCVMVASATTSNTVQGRLVPVVLGQLMGRDKSSLIQLEAARCVTYMHRTGVLLYKDPRIIYRALPCLVRLCHRDRPARERVAAAETLAFLTEVNTELQRLASISNHLIPTLAELLRPHPHVQDATLTQDMRQAAFRAFASLGANDEDIRKRIIETESLMEQVVSGLQDPGGSHVRLAAVRCLHSLSRSVQQLRTTFQDHAVWRPLMQLLHGADKGLEGRGESEVDLLTVASSTLCNLLLEFSPSKEPILESGGIELLCSLTKRCTPALRLNGIWALMNVAFQAEQQVKLQILSCLGTDQIFCLLADQDIPVLMKTLGLLRNLLSTKAHIDRIMGEHAAHVMQAVILVLEDPRHPPDVKEQALCILANVADGNRAKDHIMANEDVLKKLMDYMMHSNVKLQVAAVFCVCNLVWREEPGAAQRQARLRELGFYRILQQLRHSKDLQLFDKVRTAIAQFYDA; the protein is encoded by the exons ATGGTCTCGGTGATGCAGCCATTCATG GATGTTGAGAGCTCGAGAAGTTACATCGATGAGCTGTACTCGCCGGATCCACAAAAATGCTTAGAAGCTATTAT ATGTCTAAAAAATTCTGTCATTGGGAGTAACAGACAGAAGGGTTCCGTAATAGCTCAGGGCGTAGTACCTCGTTTGCTGCAGCTCCTCGGCGATCTGTCGGGCACGATCGGAGATCGCATAAGGCTCGAGTCTGCCGTGACTTTGGGTTCCTTAGCCAAGGGAACAGATCAGCATGTGCTGGCACTCATAGATCTCGGCGTAGTGCCGTTGCTTTTTCAGGTTTTATTATCCACACCCGTCTCAGACGCGCCGCCGGAAGGCAAGCCGAAAGTATCTGACTTGTTAAACGAAGCTTGCTTACGTTGTTTACGCACAGTATTTCAACATCCCGCCGCTCCTGTTCACTCGATATACCAAGACGCCGCCTTGGTGCCGAGATTGGTGTCGTTAGCCAATCGATCAGTTACTTGTCAAATTTGCGTGGCCACGATCTTAACGACAGCCTGCAAG ACAACAGAGGAGCAGAATGCATTATCCAATGGAGGCGCGGTCGAAATGTTAGCAATGCAACTGGACTCCCCCTTACCGGACGTGCAGTTGTCGGCTTTGGCTTGTCTAGCGAATATGTGCTACAAGAATTATAGGGTATGCGTAATGGTTGCTTCGGCGACTACCAGTAATACGGTGCAAGGTAGACTCGTGCCTGTGGTGTTAGGGCAATTAATGGGTCGCGACAAGAGCTCTTTAATTCAGCTCGAAGCTGCAAGATGCGTTACGTACATGCATAGAACCGGAGTCTTGTTGTACAAAGATCCAAGAATTATATACCGTGCTTTACCTTGTTTGGTAAGGCTCTGCCATCGAGATCGCCCGGCTCGTGAAAGAGTAGCCGCAGCCGAGACCCTGGCTTTCCTTACCGAAGTAAATACCGAGCTACAGCGTTTAGCCTCCATCAGTAACCATTTAATCCCCACTCTCGCGGAGCTGTTGCGACCTCATCCGCAT GTGCAAGACGCGACGTTGACGCAGGACATGCGACAGGCTGCGTTCAGGGCATTCGCGTCCCTCGGCGCCAATGACGAGGACATTCGGAAACGTATTATCGAGACGGAAAGCCTTATGGAGCAAGTAGTGTCCGGTCTTCAGGATCCCGGGGGTTCCCACGTGCGCCTGGCGGCAGTCAGGTGTCTACATTCGCTCTCCAGAAGCGTTCAGCAACTCCGAACGACCTTTCAAGATCATGCCGTTTGGAGACCACTCATGCAGCTGTTACACGGTGCAGACAAAGGACTGGAGG GTAGGGGCGAGAGTGAAGTTGATTTATTGACTGTTGCCTCGAGTACCTTGTGTAACTTATTGTTGGAATTTAGTCCAAGCAAAGAACCAATTCTCGAGTCCGGCGGGATAGAGTTGCTCTGCTCTCTGACTAAACGGTGTACGCCGGCGTTGCGATTGAACGGGATCTGGGCGCTGATGAACGTGGCTTTCCAAGCCGAGCAGCAAGTGAAATTGCAGATATTATCGTGCCTGGGGACCGATCAGATCTTCTGCCTTCTGGCCGACCAAGATATACCCGTGTTAATGAAGACGCTGGGCTTGCTGCGGAATTTGCTCTCGACGAAAGCGCACATCGATCGCATAATGGGCGAGCACGCTGCCCACGTTATGCAGGCGGTTATACTGGTCCTGGAGGATCCGAGGCATCCGCCGGACGTGAAGGAGCAAGCTCTCTGTATCTTAGCGAACGTGGCCGATGGGAATCGGGCGAAAGATCACATTATGGCTAACGAAGATGTGCTTAAGAAACTTATGGATTACATG ATGCATAGCAATGTAAAGCTGCAAGTCGCAGCAGTCTTCTGTGTGTGCAACCTAGTCTGGAGGGAGGAACCTGGAGCTGCGCAGCGGCAAGCACGTTTACGAGAATTAGGCTTTTACCGTATTTTACAACAATTACGTCATAGCAAGGATCTTCAGCTATTTGATAA GGTCAGAACTGCCATAGCACAATTCTATGATGCCTAA
- the Bem46 gene encoding abhydrolase domain containing 13-like protein Bem46, translated as MSFCVRLARSKPIRMLGGIAMKCWAFSGTYILGCFLLYWLYGGISAFFLLCFAATGILYHREDQLVYHPEWPANSRVYVPAPSILNLPYQSIYTRSGDGTMLHMFFISQPEDRAKKVPTLLFLHGNAGNMGHRLQNAVGLYHNIQCNILMLEYRGYGLSQGSPSEEGLYMDARAGIDYLSSRTDINTNEIIVFGRSLGGAVAINLATKPENSQRIWCLILENTFTSIPDMAALLFGLRFLQYLPLFLYKNKYLSILKVRSIMVPTLFISGLADTLVPPRMMKDLYKNCRSSCKKILPVVGGTHNETWCQPGYYQNICNFLNELRESPPAQVMPSHWHIDDI; from the exons ATGTCGTTCTGCGTGCGACTAGCTCGCAGTAAGCCCATCCGTATGTTAGGAGGTATAGCTATGAAATGCTGGGCTTTCTCCGGAACTTATATACTCGGCTGTTTTCTTTTGTACTGGTTGTACGGCGGAATCTCTGCTTTCTTTCTCCTTTGTTTCGCCGCGACAG GTATATTGTATCATAGAGAAGATCAGCTCGTTTACCATCCAGAATGGCCAGCTAATTCTCGGGTATATGTTCCTGCACCTTCAATACTTAACTTACCTTATCAAAGTATATATACTAGATCAGGAGACGGTACAATGTTACACATGTTCTTTATTTCTCAACCAGAGGACAGAGCAAAAAAGGTACCCACCTTATTGTTTCTTCACGGCAATGCTGGTAATATGGGGCATAG GCTTCAGAACGCGGTCGGACTGTATCATAATATCCAATGCAATATTCTAATGCTAGAATACAGAGGGTACGGATTGTCGCAAGGCTCGCCATCCGAGGAAGGCTTATACATGGATGCTCGCGCTGGAATTGATTACTTATCAAGCAGAACGGACATaaatactaacgaaatcattgTGTTTGGGAGATCACTAG GTGGTGCAGTAGCCATCAATCTAGCCACAAAACCAGAGAATTCTCAAAGAATTTGGTGCCTTATCCTTGAAAACACTTTCACCAGCATTCCTGATATGGCCGCGTTGCTTTTTGGATTGAGATTTTTACAATACCTACCACTTTTTCTATATAAAAATAAG TATCTGTCCATTCTCAAAGTGCGGTCAATAATGGTACCTACTTTGTTTATTTCCGGCCTGGCGGATACACTGGTGCCTCCGCGGATGATGAAGGATCTTTACAAGAATTGCAGGAGTTCGTGCAAGAAGATACTTCCAGTCGTGGGTGGTACCCACAATGAGACCTGGTGCCAGCCAGGGTACTATCAGAATATATGTAATTTCTTAAACGAGTTGAGGGAGAGCCCTCCTGCTCAAGTGATGCCTAGCCACTGGCACATAGACGACATATAA
- the LOC143372091 gene encoding uncharacterized protein LOC143372091, producing MFTYFRLIGLCFLCLISTSACDICSTCSCSATSKNNRVSPVVNEGPIINCHGKRLGTDDMLNFDLLMLDERQASNALILSKNNIVNLSGPLLKKLGLLKNLDLSENLMKEIHTSIFIDLNNLEDLNLSKNVLATFDDSLLEVLPALLALDLSYNQISVIEHRISKSATKINFLDLSHNNVTSLPNMFFESLSNLQYLDLSFNRIHTFQDDSLMRLNSLKTVYIRNNLLTSLRMQVFPKSLIELHSGYNSIAEVFYEPLPIKVLNIEHNRISEIHSNVTALEYLERLNVSGNAISNFPDILLENLKTLDVSCNKLPNIPETISIKNFPLLVHLNVSKNPIQNMTLRSDLTLHTFVASNISMLGTIGKDTFAKLRAPSNDCIKLTVSNNRRLSSLHEEAFEHMNLCSLDLSNNQITYISKKVILRNASSATYNVNLQGNPFKCNCSLQWMLSDLVPQLYTTHPGLLNNLRCAWPPQILNMRMVHWYGWKEQVFCTNISDFREELTMNVAGVSNDRVTLDSSPAAIIILGAAVGVLTILIIVGFIWTQRVSMRKRRMNRKF from the exons ATGTTTACTTACTTCCGTTTAATTGGACTTTGTTTCTTGTGCTTAATTTCAACTTCTGCATGCGATATATGTTCGACATGTTCATGTTCAGCTACGAGTAAGAACAATCGCGTGAGCCCTGTTG TAAACGAAGGGCCGATAATCAACTGTCATGGGAAGCGTTTGGGAACAGACGACATGCTTAACTTCGATTTGTTGATGCTAGATGAACGTCAAGCATCGAACGCGCTTATTCTGTCAAAGAATAACATAGTTAATCTGTCTGGCCCTCTACTGAAAAAGTTAGGACTCTTGAAGAACTTAGATCTGTCTGAAAATCTAATGAAAGAAATACATACGAGTATATTTATAGATTTGAATAATCTCGAGGACTTAAATCTTTCCAAGAATGTATTAGCAACATTTGATGACTCGTTATTAGAAGTGCTCCCCGCACTATTGGCATTGGATCTTAGTTATAATCAAATTAGTGTAATCGAGCATAGAATAAGTAAATCCGCAACAAAGATTAACTTCTTGGATCTCTCGCACAATAACGTCACCAGCCTGCCCAACATGTTCTTTGAATCGTTATCGAATCTACAGTATTTGGACCTGTCGTTTAACAGAATTCATACGTTTCAAGATGATAGTTTGATGCGTCTAAATTCTTTGAAGACAGTTTACATACGCAACAATCTTCTTACTTCGTTACGTATGCAGGTATTCCCGAAATCTCTGATCGAACTGCATTCCGGGTATAATTCTATCGCAGAAGTATTTTACGAACCATTGCCGATCAAAGTACTGAATATAGAGCACAACAGAATCTCTGAAATACATTCAAATGTAACAGCACTGGAGTACCTAGAGCGCTTGAATGTCAGTGGAAATGCGATATCAAACTTCCCGGACATCTTGCTTGAGAATTTGAAAACTTTGGACGTGTCTTGTAACAAGCTACCTAATATTCCTGAAACAATATCCATTAAAAACTTCCCCTTATTGGTTCACCTTAACGTCAGCAAGAATCCCATTCAAAACATGACGTTGCGCTCTGACTTAACGTTGCACACGTTCGTTGCGAGTAATATAAGTATGCTGGGGACCATTGGCAAAGATACATTTGCAAAATTAAGAGCGCCATCAAACGATTGCATTAAACTCACTGTATCTAATAACAGAAGATTATCTTCTCTTCACGAAGAAGCTTTCGAGCACATGAATCTGTGTTCC CTGGATCTGAGCAATAATCAAATTACCTATATAtcaaaaaaggtaattttacGCAATGCTAGTTCTGCGACGTACAATGTTAATCTGCAAGGAAATCCATTTAAATGTAATTGTTCGTTGCAATGGATGTTAAGCGACTTGGTGCCACAACTTTATACTACACATCCTGGGCTCTTAAATAACTTGAG GTGTGCTTGGCCTCCGCAGATATTAAACATGAGAATGGTACATTGGTATGGATGGAAGGAGCAAGTTTTCTGTACGAATATATCAGATTTTAGGGAAGAGCTCACGATGAACGTTGCTGGGGTATCAAATGACAGAGTAACACTGGACTCTAGCCCTGCTGCGATCATCATTTTAGGAGCAGCAGTAGGTGTATTAACAATTTTGATAATAGTAGGCTTCATTTGGACGCAAAGGGTGTCTATGAGAAAGAGAAGAATGAACAGAAAGTTCTGA
- the LOC143372096 gene encoding uncharacterized protein LOC143372096 isoform X2, translating into MSETRHHLHSVSDLYAADEIEVLLLEEIRDLELPASAYSRPEDIQDFEIGSRTGGQISSQPLELDSPGVHSTVHSWDSHANYHGHYGYGDHHGSSPNALAWPRASHLVLYCDVLGHLKTAIGVFRLLLLISSAACLATLCSSGTAKVSLFMLPLVGRLRFMIFVAVFCFLVTALLLFLDISHIVYVFPFNWARVNAWVFTGIGVSYALSSALLACSIWEYHSGGWVPKRTRSQLSAAAALGLSCAILAFLLSWIHSRSGSSCRSPDSRNHTPTQLYKPVDNSSSSGVTLKERSPKRPSSWAGKNQQSKRHNADSDSNTNNGHHDSDNHSKYKQGVSRKDHWASARQHFLHSEDNEEIQRDDVDVERRRRRRRRNGDNSSTGEGNLISTKADSGPITDDNKTRRVPRKLPLQSVEQSRPWPSAEHRGSGSMQLRNKTLQLPVNNNAQDYYGVNDSSSMQVTHNGFHWEMECSSSKSIDKGMEITVTRTAMWSGQWQPPPDDVQPCSSKTIDPYGFA; encoded by the exons ATGAGCGAGACTCGGCATCATCTCCACTCAGTCTCGGACTTGTATGCAGCCGACGAGATAGAGGTGCTCCTCTTGGAAGAGATTCGTGACCTGGAATTACCAGCCTCTGCATATTCCAGACCTGAGGATATTCAGGACTTTGAAATCG GCAGTAGGACAGGGGGGCAAATTAGCTCCCAACCTTTGGAGCTGGATTCGCCAGGGGTCCATTCTACAGTCCACTCATGGGACTCGCATGCTAATTATCATGGTCATTACGGCTATGGTGACCATCATGGCTCTTCCCCTAACGCTCTGGCCTGGCCGAGAGCGAGTCATTTGGTTCTTTACTGCGACGTACTGGGACATCTTAAGACAGCTATTGGCGTTTTTAGATTGTTACTGCTC ATATCGTCCGCAGCGTGTTTGGCAACGTTGTGCAGCTCGGGCACTGCCAAGGTCAGCTTGTTTATGTTGCCTTTAGTCGGACGGCTGCGTTTCATGATCTTCGTAGCTGTTTTCTGTTTCTTGGTCACCGCATTGCTCCTCTTCCTTGATATTTCACACATTGTCTATGTTTTCCCTTTCAATTGGGCCAGAGTG AACGCTTGGGTATTCACTGGTATAGGCGTATCTTATGCCTTGAGCAGCGCGCTGTTAGCGTGCTCGATATGGGAATATCACAGCGGAGGTTGGGTGCCAAAACGCACTCGTTCTCAGTTATCTGCGGCGGCGGCACTTGGACTGTCGTGCGCTATCCTGGCGTTCTTACTCTCGTGGATACACAGTCGCAGCGGGTCTAGTTGTAGGAGTCCGGACAGCCGTAATCATACGCCAACGCAGCTTTATAAACCCGTTGACAATTCTTCCTCCTCCGGA GTTACTCTCAAAGAGCGTAGCCCTAAGAGGCCCTCGTCGTGGGCTGGGAAAAATCAACAATCGAAGAGGCATAATGCGGACAGCGATTCGAACACAAACAATGGCCACCACGACAGTGATAATCACTCCAAGTATAAGCAGGGCGTTAGTAGAAAAGATCATTGGGCTTCTGCGAGGCAGCACTTCTTGCATTCTGAAGATAACGAGGAGATTCAGAGAGACGATGTTGACgtggagaggaggaggagaaggcgaAGAAGAAACGGTGATAATAGTTCAACAGGCGAGGGGAATTTAATAAGCACGAAAGCCGACAGCGGCCCTATTACAGACGATAATAAAACTAGGCGGGTGCCGCGAAAGTTGCCTCTGCAGTCGGTGGAGCAGTCTAGGCCTTGGCCCAGTGCCGAGCACAGAGGCAGTGGTTCTATGCAACTTAGAAATAAAACTTTACAATTGCCAGTGAACAATAACGCACAGGACTATTACGGCGTAAATGACTCTAGTTCGATGCAAGTGACTCACAACGGTTTCCATTGGGAGATGGAATGCTCGTCTAGCAAGAGCATAGACAAAGGGATGGAAATAACAGTGACCCGCACTGCCATGTGGTCTGGACAGTGGCAGCCACCGCCCGACGATGTTCAGCCTTGTTCTAGTAAAACTATCGATCCTTACGGCTTTGCCTGA
- the LOC143372096 gene encoding uncharacterized protein LOC143372096 isoform X1: MSETRHHLHSVSDLYAADEIEVLLLEEIRDLELPASAYSRPEDIQDFEIAGSRTGGQISSQPLELDSPGVHSTVHSWDSHANYHGHYGYGDHHGSSPNALAWPRASHLVLYCDVLGHLKTAIGVFRLLLLISSAACLATLCSSGTAKVSLFMLPLVGRLRFMIFVAVFCFLVTALLLFLDISHIVYVFPFNWARVNAWVFTGIGVSYALSSALLACSIWEYHSGGWVPKRTRSQLSAAAALGLSCAILAFLLSWIHSRSGSSCRSPDSRNHTPTQLYKPVDNSSSSGVTLKERSPKRPSSWAGKNQQSKRHNADSDSNTNNGHHDSDNHSKYKQGVSRKDHWASARQHFLHSEDNEEIQRDDVDVERRRRRRRRNGDNSSTGEGNLISTKADSGPITDDNKTRRVPRKLPLQSVEQSRPWPSAEHRGSGSMQLRNKTLQLPVNNNAQDYYGVNDSSSMQVTHNGFHWEMECSSSKSIDKGMEITVTRTAMWSGQWQPPPDDVQPCSSKTIDPYGFA; encoded by the exons ATGAGCGAGACTCGGCATCATCTCCACTCAGTCTCGGACTTGTATGCAGCCGACGAGATAGAGGTGCTCCTCTTGGAAGAGATTCGTGACCTGGAATTACCAGCCTCTGCATATTCCAGACCTGAGGATATTCAGGACTTTGAAATCG CAGGCAGTAGGACAGGGGGGCAAATTAGCTCCCAACCTTTGGAGCTGGATTCGCCAGGGGTCCATTCTACAGTCCACTCATGGGACTCGCATGCTAATTATCATGGTCATTACGGCTATGGTGACCATCATGGCTCTTCCCCTAACGCTCTGGCCTGGCCGAGAGCGAGTCATTTGGTTCTTTACTGCGACGTACTGGGACATCTTAAGACAGCTATTGGCGTTTTTAGATTGTTACTGCTC ATATCGTCCGCAGCGTGTTTGGCAACGTTGTGCAGCTCGGGCACTGCCAAGGTCAGCTTGTTTATGTTGCCTTTAGTCGGACGGCTGCGTTTCATGATCTTCGTAGCTGTTTTCTGTTTCTTGGTCACCGCATTGCTCCTCTTCCTTGATATTTCACACATTGTCTATGTTTTCCCTTTCAATTGGGCCAGAGTG AACGCTTGGGTATTCACTGGTATAGGCGTATCTTATGCCTTGAGCAGCGCGCTGTTAGCGTGCTCGATATGGGAATATCACAGCGGAGGTTGGGTGCCAAAACGCACTCGTTCTCAGTTATCTGCGGCGGCGGCACTTGGACTGTCGTGCGCTATCCTGGCGTTCTTACTCTCGTGGATACACAGTCGCAGCGGGTCTAGTTGTAGGAGTCCGGACAGCCGTAATCATACGCCAACGCAGCTTTATAAACCCGTTGACAATTCTTCCTCCTCCGGA GTTACTCTCAAAGAGCGTAGCCCTAAGAGGCCCTCGTCGTGGGCTGGGAAAAATCAACAATCGAAGAGGCATAATGCGGACAGCGATTCGAACACAAACAATGGCCACCACGACAGTGATAATCACTCCAAGTATAAGCAGGGCGTTAGTAGAAAAGATCATTGGGCTTCTGCGAGGCAGCACTTCTTGCATTCTGAAGATAACGAGGAGATTCAGAGAGACGATGTTGACgtggagaggaggaggagaaggcgaAGAAGAAACGGTGATAATAGTTCAACAGGCGAGGGGAATTTAATAAGCACGAAAGCCGACAGCGGCCCTATTACAGACGATAATAAAACTAGGCGGGTGCCGCGAAAGTTGCCTCTGCAGTCGGTGGAGCAGTCTAGGCCTTGGCCCAGTGCCGAGCACAGAGGCAGTGGTTCTATGCAACTTAGAAATAAAACTTTACAATTGCCAGTGAACAATAACGCACAGGACTATTACGGCGTAAATGACTCTAGTTCGATGCAAGTGACTCACAACGGTTTCCATTGGGAGATGGAATGCTCGTCTAGCAAGAGCATAGACAAAGGGATGGAAATAACAGTGACCCGCACTGCCATGTGGTCTGGACAGTGGCAGCCACCGCCCGACGATGTTCAGCCTTGTTCTAGTAAAACTATCGATCCTTACGGCTTTGCCTGA
- the Ica69 gene encoding islet cell autoantigen 1-like protein yields the protein MNTYNRNGPGISGNAFDCWVQRTNMHDDSAITKMQHQFWVTKQALSRKLGKKEDECIIASDAELDAKLELFRSIQESCTYLQRVIDKYQERLCNLAQEENAMGRFLKDAGKQDKTRAGKMMAAVGKSLSYSGQQRLALRAPLGRLYQEVETFRQRAIEDTLQNVQAMEKARTEYRAALSWMKNVSQELDPDTSKQLERFRKVQTRVRQGKISFDNLALDCLQKVDLLAAARCNMFSHALVLYQSTLLNFTKKSAQAYSTIANSFKGYQRYDFTVVRELAEPSTKLAQETGGDDDPDDKNKFPFFDMDYHDSVEEAEEVKPATESTFENDKDDEKLLDIEYDLKNILDLEGLDTNSSGSKNGIIQSDAEHKDLSQLFDSLVLDNNVPRNRRDGDQTKVEESLEEQESGLNIFDKSETNFSLSDLSSFKVQDEGEQSLQTLTSENMVLLTDILSEKQSVTNEWDALSNDTFLPPNILKQSLGDAALGVGQKSMPASNTDDKKKNKTGKQKGNSWLDLFAELDPLANNPMENLSSDSNASA from the exons ATGAACACATA TAACAGAAACGGACCAGGTATATCGGGGAATGCTTTCGATTGCTGGGTTCAGAGGACCAACATGCACGATGATTCTGCGATCACAAAGATGCAACATCAGTTCTGGGTCACGAAGCAAGCTCTGTCGCGCAAGCTAGGGAAAAAGGAGGACGAGTGCATAATCGCGTCCGATGCCGAGCTGGACGCTAAATTGGAATTGTTTCGTAGTATTCAAGAGTCTTGCACCTACTTGCAGAgagttatcgataaatatcaAGAGAGATTATGCA ACCTTGCACAGGAGGAAAACGCGATGGGAAGGTTCCTTAAAGATGCTGGTAAGCAGGATAAAACTAGAGCCGGGAAGATGATGGCAGCGGTTGGGAAATCGTTGTCTTATTCCGGCCAGCAGAGACTCGCGCTGAGAGCTCCGCTGGGTCGACTGTATCAGGAGGTGGAAACGTTCAGGCAGAGAGCCATCGAGGACACACTGCAGAATGTCCAGGCGATGGAAAAGGCTCGCACGGAGTACAGGGCGGCTCTGTCGTGGATGAAGAACGTTTCTCAGGAACTAGATCCTGATACGTCCAAGCAGCTGGAAAGATTCCGCAAAGTTCAAACACGAGTCAGGCA AGGGAAGATATCGTTCGATAACTTGGCCTTGGATTGTCTCCAAAAAGTAGACTTACTAGCGGCGGCGAGATGCAATATGTTCAGTCACGCTTTAGTTTTATACCAGAGTACGCTTTTAAATTTCACCAAGAAGTCCGCGCAAGCATATTCCACAATAGCAAACAGTTTCAAAGGCTACCAGCGGTATGATTTCACTGTCGTAAGGGAGCTTGCCGAACCCTCGACTAAACTGGCCCAAGAAACTGGAGGCGACGACGATCCTGATGACAAGAACAA ATTTCCGTTTTTCGACATGGACTACCACGATAGCGTAGAGGAAGCCGAGGAAGTGAAACCGGCCACAGAGAGCACGTTTGAAAATGACAAAGACGATGAGAAGCTACTGGACATCGAGTAcgatttaaagaatatactagACTTGGAAGGATTAGATACCAATTCCAGTGGTTCGAAGAATGGAATAATACAATCTGATGCGGAGCATAAAGACCTTAGTCAGCTCTTCGACAGTTTAGTCTTAGACAATAATGTCCCTCGCAACAGACGAGATGGGGATCAAACGAAAGTAGAGGAAAGCTTGGAAGAGCAAGAGTCTGGGTTGAACATATTCGACAAGTCCGAAACAAATTTCAGCCTGTCTGATCTCTCCTCCTTCAAAGTACAAGACGAGGGAGAACAATCTCTGCAGACCCTGACGTCTGAAAATATGGTCCTCTTAACTGATATTCTCAGTGAGAAACAAAGCGTGACTAATGAGTGGGATGCGCTATCGAATGACACTTTTTTACCGCCGAACATTTTGAAACAGAGCCTGGGAGACGCGGCGCTTGGTGTCGGACAGAAGAGCATGCCCGCTAGTAACACAGACGACAAG aaaaagaaTAAGACTGGGAAACAAAAGGGTAATTCCTGGCTGGACTTGTTTGCCGAACTTGATCCGTTGGCCAACAACCCGATGGAAAATCTTTCCAGTGATAGTAATGCGTCTGCTTAA